In Catenulispora sp. GP43, the genomic window GGGCCGTGTTGCGGTAGCGCCGCCGAGGCCGAGGCTGAGGACGCCTGCTGCGGCGCGCAGGCCAAGGCTGAGGCCGTCGCGTCGGGATCGAGTTGCTGCGGATGAAGGACATCGCCGCGACACTCGACAACGGCGCCCGCGCGGTGGTGACCGACGCTCTGACCGAACTCGACTCGGCCAGCGTGACGGATCGCAACCGTCGAACACCTCGCATCACCGACCACGAACACATGAACACATCTGGAGTAGCGACATGAGCGGGTCGTTGGCCGGACTTCCGGTCGTCGTCATCGGCGCGGGTCCGGTGGGCCTGGCCGCCGCCGCGCACTTGGCCGAGCGCGACGTCGACTTCCTGGTCCTGGAAGCCGGCGATGCGGTCGGTGCCGCGATCCGGCAGTGGGGCCACGTGCGGCTGTTCAGCCCGTGGCGTTACGACATCGACGCCGCCGCGCGGATCCTGCTGGAGAAAGCCGGCTGGACCGCGCCGGACGAGGACGGCGCTCCGGCCGGCGCCGAGCTGGTCGAGCAGTACCTCGTGCCGCTGGCCGGCACGCCGCAGATCGCGCCCCACCTGCGCCTCGGCCACCGGGTGGTGGCGATCAGTCGGGTCGGTGTGGACCGCGTCCGCTCCCGCAGCCGCGAGTTCGCCCCGTTCCTGGTTCGCGTCGAGGTCGACGGCCAGAGCACTGATCTGCACGCCCGCGCCGTCATCGATGCCACCGGTACCTGGGGCACCCCGAACGTCCTGGGCGCCTCGGGCTTGCCAGCGCGCGGCGAGATCGACGCCGCAGCCTTCATCGACCACGCGCTGCCGGACGTCCTCGGCGCCGCCCGCGACACCTACGCCGGCAAGCACACGCTGGTCGTCGGCGCCGGGCACTCGGCCGCGAACACCCTGCTGTCGCTGGCCGATCTCGCCGAGCAGGAACCCGGCACGCGCGTTTCGTGGGCGATTCGCACCGGCTCGGCCGCCCGCAGCTACGGCGGCGGCGAGGACGATGCGCTTCCGGCGCGCGGTGCCTTGGGCAGCCGGCTGAAGAAGCTCGTGGCCGAGGGGCGGATCGAGTTGGTGAACCAGTTCTCGGCTCACGCCATCAGGGTCCTGAGCAACGGCAGCGGCGCTGGCAACGGCGACGGTAGCGGCGACGGCGGCGTCGAGGTGGAGAGCTTTGACAGCCGTGGCGTGAAGAAGATCGTCACAGTCGACCGGATCGTCGGCGCGACGGGCTTCCGTCCCGATCACTCGATCGCCTCCGAGCTTCGCCTGGACCTGGACCCGATCCTGGGCTCCACCCGCGCGCTGGCCCCGTTGATCGACCCGAACGAGCACTCCTGCGGCACCGTCCCGCCGCACGGCGTGGACGAGGTGGCGCACCCCGAGCCGGACTTCTACGCCATCGGCATGAAGTCCTACGGCCGCGCCCCGACGTTCCTGCTCGCCACCGGCTACGAGCAGGCACGCTCGGTGGTCGCCGCGCTGGACGGGGACTGGGATGCCGCCCGTGACGTGCGGCTGGAGCTGCCCGCGACCGGCGTGTGCAGCACCACGCTGCCGGGTGACGAGGGCGAGGCCGCAGGCTGCTGCGGTACCTCCGAGCCGGTCAAGGTCGGCCTGGCCACCGGCATCTCCGGCGGGTTGCTGGCCGAGCCGCTGACGATCGTCGGCACCAGCGGCGGGTCGGGGTGTTGCAGCTGAGCCAGGACACGGTTCCGGCCGGCCCGAGCAGGTCCGGCCGGAACCTTCGCCCGCGGATCCCCGGGATGCCCGGGATGCCTGACTACCCGTGGCGCCTGGTCGGGCTGCTCGCCATCACCCAGACCGTCGGCTATGGCGTGCTGTTCTACTCCTTCTCCGTCTTCCTCGCCCCGACCGCGACGGCCCTGCACACCAGCACCACCACCGTGACCGGCGCCATGACCGCCTCGCTGCTGGCCGCCGCGGTGGCCGCGGTGCCGGTCGGCCGCTGGCTGGACCGCCACGGTGGCAGAGCCCTGATGGCCCTCGGATCGTCGGCGGCGACTCTGCTCGCGGTGTTCTGGTCGCGCGTGGAGAGCGTCGCAGAGCTCTACATTGTGTGGATCGCGCTCGGCGTCGTCTGCGCCGGTGTGCTCTACGAGGCCGCGTTCCCGGTCGTCGTGTCCTGGTTCGACGCCGCCCACCGGGCGCGGGCCCTGCTCTCGGTCACCGTCGTCGCCGGCTTCGCCTCCACCATCTTCCTGCCGCTGGCCGGGTGGCTGAACCAGACGTACGGCTGGCGCGACGCGATCGCCGTCCTCGCGCTCGGGCACGGCGTCCTCACCATCCCGCTGCACCTGCTCGTCCGCAGACCCCCGGCGCGCGCGGCGACATCGGCCGACCCGGCACCGCCTCGCGCCGAGATCATCCGCCACGCGACCCACGACCCGGTCTTCTGGCTCCTCGGCGCCGCTTTCATCGCCCAGACCTGCGCCGTCTCCGCCATCTCGGTCCTGCTGGTGAGCATGCTCCGCAGCCTCGGCCACAGTCCCGGCTTCGCCGCCACCACCGCGGGCCTGCTCGGCGTGCTGTCCGTGACCGGCCGTCTGGCCACCACCGCGGCCGGACGGCGCTGGACCATCGGCGCGGTCACGGCTGCGGCCTTCGCCGTCCAGGCCGCCGGCGCGCTCCTGCTGCCGGTCATCGGCGGTACCACCGTGGGCGCGATCGGCTGCGTGTTGGCCTTCGGCATCGGCTTCGGGGTGTCCACCATCGCCCGGCCCGCGCTGCTCGCCGAGCGCTACGGCACCACCGCCTTCGCCACCCTCGCCGCCGCGTGGGGAGCCCCGCTCACCTTTGCCAAAGCCGTCGCCCCGCTCGGCGCCGTCGCCTTGTGGCACGTCGCCGGCCTCGCCACGGCGCTCGACGCGGCTGCCGCGTGCTGTCTGCTCGGGGCCGTCGGCCTGGCGGTCGGTGACCAGTTGACCCGGACTCAGGCGCGGGCGCGGGCCCGGGCTCGGGCTCAGCGGCCGGCCGAGACAAGCGCCTAGCGTGACCTTCGCACCTCCGTTTGCCTGCATCTATCGACGGCTGTAAATATAGACGTATGTCGAAGAAGCTGCTGCCACTGATCGAGGGCGAGGGCGAGGGCGACGCCTGCGCGACCGCGCTGGTCGCCGAGCCGCTGACCGAGGTGGAAGCCGCCGGGCTCGCCGCGGTGTTCAAGGCGCTGGCCGACCCGGTGCGGCTGCGGCTGTTCTCCCTGGTCGCCTCGCACGCCGGCGGTGAGGCCTGCGTCTGCGACCTGGCCGCGTCCTTCGACGTCACGCAGCCCACCATCAGCCACCACCTGAAGGTGCTGCGCGAGGCCGGGCTGCTGGACTCCGAGCGCCGTGGAACGTGGATCTACTACCGGGCCCGCCCCGAGGCGCTGGCGCAGTTGTCGACGCTGCTCGCCCCTGGAGCGGTGTCGGCGTGAATCAGCTGCTGGCCCGGCGTGCCTTCGCCGAATTGCTCGGCACGGGGCTGTTAGTCGCTGTCGTGGTCGGCTCCGGGATCATGGCCGCGCGGCTGTCGCCGAACGACGTCGGCTTGGAGCTGCTGGAGAACTCCACCGCCACCGCGCTCGGACTCAGTGTGCTGATTCTGATACTCGGGCCGGTCTCCGGAGCCCACTTCAACCCGGTCGTCACCCTTGGCGACTTCATCCTGGGGCGGCGGACCGGGACCGGCGTGGACGCCAAGACCGTCGCCGCCTACATCCCGGCGCAGATCGTCGGCGGTATCGGCGGCACGATTCTGGCGAACCTCATGTTCGCGCTGCCCGCGGTCACCGCCTCCACCCACACCCGCAGCTCCGGGCACCTGTGGCTGGGGGAGACGGTCGCCACCGCCGGGCTGATCCTGCTGATCTTCTCCCTGGTCCGTACCGGCCGTGGCGCCCTCGCGGCACCCGCGGTCGGCGCCTACATCGGCGCGGCGTACTGGTCCACGTCCTCCACCTCGTTCGCCAACCCCGCCGTCACCATCGCGCGGGCCTTCACCGACACCTTCGCCGGGATCGCTCCCGGTTCGGTCGGCGGGTTCGTCGCCTTCCAGGTGATCGGCGCCGCCGTCGGCGTGGGGCTGGTGGTGGTGTTGTATCCGCACGCTGAGAAACTCGACCCGATTGAAAGGGCGTCCTGATGTCCGACAAGCCTTCCGTGCTCTTCGTGTGCATCCACAACGCAGGCCGCTCCCAAATGGC contains:
- a CDS encoding ArsR/SmtB family transcription factor; translation: MSKKLLPLIEGEGEGDACATALVAEPLTEVEAAGLAAVFKALADPVRLRLFSLVASHAGGEACVCDLAASFDVTQPTISHHLKVLREAGLLDSERRGTWIYYRARPEALAQLSTLLAPGAVSA
- a CDS encoding aquaporin: MNQLLARRAFAELLGTGLLVAVVVGSGIMAARLSPNDVGLELLENSTATALGLSVLILILGPVSGAHFNPVVTLGDFILGRRTGTGVDAKTVAAYIPAQIVGGIGGTILANLMFALPAVTASTHTRSSGHLWLGETVATAGLILLIFSLVRTGRGALAAPAVGAYIGAAYWSTSSTSFANPAVTIARAFTDTFAGIAPGSVGGFVAFQVIGAAVGVGLVVVLYPHAEKLDPIERAS
- a CDS encoding FAD-dependent oxidoreductase, with the protein product MSGSLAGLPVVVIGAGPVGLAAAAHLAERDVDFLVLEAGDAVGAAIRQWGHVRLFSPWRYDIDAAARILLEKAGWTAPDEDGAPAGAELVEQYLVPLAGTPQIAPHLRLGHRVVAISRVGVDRVRSRSREFAPFLVRVEVDGQSTDLHARAVIDATGTWGTPNVLGASGLPARGEIDAAAFIDHALPDVLGAARDTYAGKHTLVVGAGHSAANTLLSLADLAEQEPGTRVSWAIRTGSAARSYGGGEDDALPARGALGSRLKKLVAEGRIELVNQFSAHAIRVLSNGSGAGNGDGSGDGGVEVESFDSRGVKKIVTVDRIVGATGFRPDHSIASELRLDLDPILGSTRALAPLIDPNEHSCGTVPPHGVDEVAHPEPDFYAIGMKSYGRAPTFLLATGYEQARSVVAALDGDWDAARDVRLELPATGVCSTTLPGDEGEAAGCCGTSEPVKVGLATGISGGLLAEPLTIVGTSGGSGCCS
- a CDS encoding MFS transporter; the protein is MPDYPWRLVGLLAITQTVGYGVLFYSFSVFLAPTATALHTSTTTVTGAMTASLLAAAVAAVPVGRWLDRHGGRALMALGSSAATLLAVFWSRVESVAELYIVWIALGVVCAGVLYEAAFPVVVSWFDAAHRARALLSVTVVAGFASTIFLPLAGWLNQTYGWRDAIAVLALGHGVLTIPLHLLVRRPPARAATSADPAPPRAEIIRHATHDPVFWLLGAAFIAQTCAVSAISVLLVSMLRSLGHSPGFAATTAGLLGVLSVTGRLATTAAGRRWTIGAVTAAAFAVQAAGALLLPVIGGTTVGAIGCVLAFGIGFGVSTIARPALLAERYGTTAFATLAAAWGAPLTFAKAVAPLGAVALWHVAGLATALDAAAACCLLGAVGLAVGDQLTRTQARARARARAQRPAETSA